One Festucalex cinctus isolate MCC-2025b chromosome 1, RoL_Fcin_1.0, whole genome shotgun sequence genomic region harbors:
- the mapk3 gene encoding mitogen-activated protein kinase 3, whose product MADSSSTAAVGAAASASNSATAAGAAGTVAHDGAPGVAGQKPASESVKGQIFDVGPRYTNLSYIGEGAYGMVCSALDHMTNQRVAIKKISPFEHQTYCQRTLREIKILLRFNHENIIGINDILRARHIDNMRDVYIVQTLMETDLYKLLKSQKLSNDHVCYFLYQILRGLKYIHSANVLHRDLKPSNLLINTTCDLKICDFGLARIADPEHDHTGFLTEYVATRWYRAPEIMLNSKGYSKSIDIWSVGCILAEMLSNKPIFPGKHYLDQLNHILGILGSPSQEDLNCIINVKARNYLQSLPEKPKIPWEKLFHRGDSKALDLLGRMLTFNPNKRISVEEALAHPYLEQYYDPTDEPVAEEPFTFTMELDDLPKEKLKELIFEETSRFQETYQGS is encoded by the exons ATGGCGGATTCGAGCAGCACCGCAGCGGTCGGGGCCGCAGCCTCAGCCTCCAACAGCGCTACTGCTGCCGgggcggctggcactgttgcgCATGATGGAGCGCCGGGGGTTGCGGGACAGAAACCCGCGTCCGAGTCTGTGAAGGGCCAGATATTTGACGTGGGCCCCCGCTACACCAACCTGTCTTACATCGGGGAGGGGGCTTACGGAATGGTGTG CTCGGCCCTGGACCACATGACAAACCAGCGCGTAGCCATCAAGAAAATCAGCCCTTTTGAGCACCAGACATACTGCCAGCGCACATTGAGGGAGATCAAGATCCTGCTGCGTTTCAACCATGAGAATATCATCGGTATCAACGACATTCTAAGGGCTCGTCACATCGACAATATGAGAGATGT TTACATCGTGCAGACGCTGATGGAGACAGACCTGTACAAGCTGCTCAAGAGCCAGAAGCTGAGCAATGACCACGTCTGCTATTTCCTGTACCAGATCCTCCGAGGACTCAAGTACATCCACTCTGCCAACGTGTTGCACCGGGACCTCAAGCCCTCGAACCTGCTCATCAACACCACTTGCGACCTCAAG ATTTGTGACTTTGGCCTGGCGCGGATTGCTGACCCCGAGCACGACCACACAGGATTCTTGACCGAGTATGTGGCCACGCGTTGGTACAGGGCTCCAGAAATCATGCTCAACTCAAAG GGCTACTCTAAGTCCATTGACATCTGGTCAGTGGGCTGCATCCTGGCTGAGATGTTATCAAACAAGCCCATCTTCCCTGGGAAACATTACCTAGATCAGCTTAACCACATTCTTG GTATCCTTGGGTCTCCATCCCAAGAAGATCTGAACTGCATCATTAACGTGAAAGCCCGAAACTATCTGCAGTCTCTGCCTGAGAAACCCAAAATCCCCTGGGAGAAGCTTTTCCACAGGGGCGACTCGAAAG CTTTGGACCTGCTGGGCCGCATGCTGACCTTTAACCCCAACAAGCGTATCAGCGTTGAGGAGGCACTGGCTCATCCTTATCTGGAGCAGTACTACGACCCCACAGATGAG ccAGTGGCAGAAGAGCCCTTCACCTTCACCATGGAGTTGGATGACCTTCCGAAGGAGAAGCTGAAGGAACTCATATTTGAAGAGACATCTCGCTTCCAGGAGACCTATCAGGGCTCCTGA
- the nudt9 gene encoding ADP-ribose pyrophosphatase, mitochondrial isoform X3 translates to MRSSTHIKSRCPEYPASKTKRFPVSDSQVDWSQSFSGYEPVNYTHPSVAKKPTWADPEIGSFTPQFNTLDGAVDRRSFEGCYKVEDGKPLNPHGRTGLMGRGLLGRWGPNHAADPIVTRWKVDAKGEKILHHVSKKPILQFVSIKRKDCGEWAIPGGMVDPGEQVSLTLQREFSEEALNSLGVPPLEKSKIHERITQLFKSPGFEVFKGYVDDPRNTDNAWMETVAVNFHDENGNSVSELPLQAGDDAGQVQWVDVDSSFPLYASHSHLLELVAKERKSHW, encoded by the exons ATGAGATCTTCAACACACATTAAGTCCAGATGCCCCGAGTACCCAGCCTCCAAAACCAAGCGCTTCCCAGTGAGTGATTCCCAGGTGGACTGGAGTCAGAGCTTCTCAGGTTATGAGCCGGTCAACTACACTCATCCTTCAGTGGCGAAGAAGCCAACATGGGCAGATCCTGAAATTGG CTCATTCACTCCACAGTTCAATACTTTGGATGGTGCTGTGGATAGAAGAAGCTTTGAGGGCTGCTACAAAGTGGAAGATGGAAAACCACT AAATCCTCATGGACGCACAGGACTGATGGGTAGAGGTTTGCTGGGGCGATGGGGACCTAATCATGCTGCAGATCCTATTGTCACAAG ATGGAAAGTAGATGCTAAAGGAGAAAAGATTCTTCACCATGTCTCCAAAAAGCCCATCCTGCAATTTGTATCCATCAAGAGAAAAGATTGCGGGGAGTGGGCCATTCCAGGC gggatggtagatccagggGAACAGGTTTCTCTCACGCTTCAGCGAGAGTTTTCGGAAGAGGCATTGAATTCACTGGGAGTACCGCCATTAGAGAAATCTAAAATTCATGAGCGCATCACCCAACTCTTCAAATCGCCCGGTTTTGAG GTCTTTAAAGGGTATGTAGATGATCCTAGAAACACAGATAACGCTTGGATGGAGACTGTTGCAGTAAACTTCCACGATGAAAATG GCAACAGTGTGAGCGAGCTGCCGTTGCAAGCTGGCGATGACGCAGGCCAAGTACAGTGGGTTGATGTGGACTCGTCCTTCCCACTCTATGCGAGCCATTCTCATTTACTGGAGCTGGTTGCCAAAGAGAGGAAATCCCACTGGTAG
- the nudt9 gene encoding ADP-ribose pyrophosphatase, mitochondrial isoform X1 — MLFSHYLFIESSLLLGMIRFILRQNWLVAFRVPLALLDFPYTVNACGLRAGIPCSVGHPFKFNQSITLISSSWYNCSESVCTMRSSTHIKSRCPEYPASKTKRFPVSDSQVDWSQSFSGYEPVNYTHPSVAKKPTWADPEIGSFTPQFNTLDGAVDRRSFEGCYKVEDGKPLNPHGRTGLMGRGLLGRWGPNHAADPIVTRWKVDAKGEKILHHVSKKPILQFVSIKRKDCGEWAIPGGMVDPGEQVSLTLQREFSEEALNSLGVPPLEKSKIHERITQLFKSPGFEVFKGYVDDPRNTDNAWMETVAVNFHDENGNSVSELPLQAGDDAGQVQWVDVDSSFPLYASHSHLLELVAKERKSHW, encoded by the exons ATGTTGTTTtctcactatttatttattgaatcgtCGTTGCTTCTAGGAATGATACGCTTTATTTTGCGGCAAAACTGGCTCGTCGCGTTTCGTGTACCGCTCGCTCTTTTGGACTTCCCGTATACAGTCAACGCTTGCGGACTCAG GGCTGGCATTCCCTGCTCAGTTGGGCATCCTTTCaaattcaatcaatccatcACTCTCATCAGTTCAAGTTGGTACAACTGCTCCGAGAGTGTCTGCACAATGAGATCTTCAACACACATTAAGTCCAGATGCCCCGAGTACCCAGCCTCCAAAACCAAGCGCTTCCCAGTGAGTGATTCCCAGGTGGACTGGAGTCAGAGCTTCTCAGGTTATGAGCCGGTCAACTACACTCATCCTTCAGTGGCGAAGAAGCCAACATGGGCAGATCCTGAAATTGG CTCATTCACTCCACAGTTCAATACTTTGGATGGTGCTGTGGATAGAAGAAGCTTTGAGGGCTGCTACAAAGTGGAAGATGGAAAACCACT AAATCCTCATGGACGCACAGGACTGATGGGTAGAGGTTTGCTGGGGCGATGGGGACCTAATCATGCTGCAGATCCTATTGTCACAAG ATGGAAAGTAGATGCTAAAGGAGAAAAGATTCTTCACCATGTCTCCAAAAAGCCCATCCTGCAATTTGTATCCATCAAGAGAAAAGATTGCGGGGAGTGGGCCATTCCAGGC gggatggtagatccagggGAACAGGTTTCTCTCACGCTTCAGCGAGAGTTTTCGGAAGAGGCATTGAATTCACTGGGAGTACCGCCATTAGAGAAATCTAAAATTCATGAGCGCATCACCCAACTCTTCAAATCGCCCGGTTTTGAG GTCTTTAAAGGGTATGTAGATGATCCTAGAAACACAGATAACGCTTGGATGGAGACTGTTGCAGTAAACTTCCACGATGAAAATG GCAACAGTGTGAGCGAGCTGCCGTTGCAAGCTGGCGATGACGCAGGCCAAGTACAGTGGGTTGATGTGGACTCGTCCTTCCCACTCTATGCGAGCCATTCTCATTTACTGGAGCTGGTTGCCAAAGAGAGGAAATCCCACTGGTAG
- the nudt9 gene encoding ADP-ribose pyrophosphatase, mitochondrial isoform X2, with product MFFFLPTQVFVAGIPCSVGHPFKFNQSITLISSSWYNCSESVCTMRSSTHIKSRCPEYPASKTKRFPVSDSQVDWSQSFSGYEPVNYTHPSVAKKPTWADPEIGSFTPQFNTLDGAVDRRSFEGCYKVEDGKPLNPHGRTGLMGRGLLGRWGPNHAADPIVTRWKVDAKGEKILHHVSKKPILQFVSIKRKDCGEWAIPGGMVDPGEQVSLTLQREFSEEALNSLGVPPLEKSKIHERITQLFKSPGFEVFKGYVDDPRNTDNAWMETVAVNFHDENGNSVSELPLQAGDDAGQVQWVDVDSSFPLYASHSHLLELVAKERKSHW from the exons atgtttttttttctccccacccAAGTATTTGT GGCTGGCATTCCCTGCTCAGTTGGGCATCCTTTCaaattcaatcaatccatcACTCTCATCAGTTCAAGTTGGTACAACTGCTCCGAGAGTGTCTGCACAATGAGATCTTCAACACACATTAAGTCCAGATGCCCCGAGTACCCAGCCTCCAAAACCAAGCGCTTCCCAGTGAGTGATTCCCAGGTGGACTGGAGTCAGAGCTTCTCAGGTTATGAGCCGGTCAACTACACTCATCCTTCAGTGGCGAAGAAGCCAACATGGGCAGATCCTGAAATTGG CTCATTCACTCCACAGTTCAATACTTTGGATGGTGCTGTGGATAGAAGAAGCTTTGAGGGCTGCTACAAAGTGGAAGATGGAAAACCACT AAATCCTCATGGACGCACAGGACTGATGGGTAGAGGTTTGCTGGGGCGATGGGGACCTAATCATGCTGCAGATCCTATTGTCACAAG ATGGAAAGTAGATGCTAAAGGAGAAAAGATTCTTCACCATGTCTCCAAAAAGCCCATCCTGCAATTTGTATCCATCAAGAGAAAAGATTGCGGGGAGTGGGCCATTCCAGGC gggatggtagatccagggGAACAGGTTTCTCTCACGCTTCAGCGAGAGTTTTCGGAAGAGGCATTGAATTCACTGGGAGTACCGCCATTAGAGAAATCTAAAATTCATGAGCGCATCACCCAACTCTTCAAATCGCCCGGTTTTGAG GTCTTTAAAGGGTATGTAGATGATCCTAGAAACACAGATAACGCTTGGATGGAGACTGTTGCAGTAAACTTCCACGATGAAAATG GCAACAGTGTGAGCGAGCTGCCGTTGCAAGCTGGCGATGACGCAGGCCAAGTACAGTGGGTTGATGTGGACTCGTCCTTCCCACTCTATGCGAGCCATTCTCATTTACTGGAGCTGGTTGCCAAAGAGAGGAAATCCCACTGGTAG
- the gdpd3a gene encoding lysophospholipase D GDPD3a isoform X2, with protein sequence MCSFWCVFLPALGGYTLTSLYLLKNPHILHKKKCTSFYCAHISHRGGCGERIESTMEAFTHAVAQGTQMLELDCHLTHDGYVVVSHDENLLRQTGHDITISSVSVQDLPLYKERLELTFNKGHYSSGSDRKFTLLEDVFRMFPEIPISIEMKENNNKLIEKVSELVKRYHREEITVWASVSSRIMNKCRKTNGVMPYSFSLYRGALLLFLFYSGLLPFVPLGESLLQFYLPRVINRTFIPETKILRNRYIVTLIEKITMRKSLFKHLVARGIQMKT encoded by the exons ATGTGCAGTTTTTGGTGTGTCTTTCTCCCAGCGTTGGGAGGGTACACCCTCACCTCGTTATACCTTCTGAAGAACCCTCACATTCTTCATAAGAAGAAATGCACGAGCTTCTACTGTGCACACATCTCGCACAGAGGAG GATGTGGTGAGCGGATAGAAAGCACCATGGAAGCCTTCACTCA CGCAGTGGCGCAAGGAACGCAGATGTTGGAACTGGATTGTCACTTGACGCATGACGGATACGTGGTTGTGTCACATGATGAGAATCTTTTGAGGCAGACGGGCCACGACATCACAATCTCTTCAGTCAGTGTTCAG gatttaCCTTTGTACAAGGAGAGGCTTGAGTTGACTTTTAATAAAG GTCACTACAGCAGTGGTTCCGACAGGAAGTTTACTTTGCTGGAGGATGTGTTCAGAATGTTCCCCGAGATCCCAATCAGCATTGAGATGAAAGAGAACAACAACAAGTTGATAGAAAAG GTGTCTGAGCTGGTGAAACGCTACCACAGGGAGGAGATCACTGTCTGGGCATCTGTGAGCTCAAGAATTATGAACAAATGCCGCAAAACG AATGGAGTCATGCCGTACAGTTTTTCCTTATACCGAGGTGCGctgctgcttttcctcttctacAGCGGCCTTCTGCCCTTTGTGCCACTGGGAGAGAGTTTACTGCAGTTCTACCTGCCGCGCGTAATCAACAG GACGTTTATTCCTGAGACGAAGATTTTGAGGAACAGATACATCGTCACGTTAATAGAAAA AATAACTATGAGGAAGAGTCTTTTTAAACATCTTGTCGCCCGTGGAATTCAG